In Hydractinia symbiolongicarpus strain clone_291-10 chromosome 4, HSymV2.1, whole genome shotgun sequence, the following proteins share a genomic window:
- the LOC130642289 gene encoding uncharacterized protein LOC130642289, giving the protein MLDRYMDRPNLEFKKGRYPMLEQMCYAEFLSSYSMKIKPKPEDENDSQEEEAELLSENSGTYTEKLLENGENNDVTDEISNINNHDTDEIRRSAGCGKSHLITTISNILNKALSYRAGNLEKDKILILAPTGVAAINIEGNTIHSALGIPADRSFTKNISKLSDKKKCMLRNKLSELSVIVIDEISMVSNKLLLHIHQRLTEIFGCADDIPFAGISVIACGDFYQLPPIQARPVYAEYKDALLNLSHCLKHFKITELTEVMRQRDDQHLIELLNNIRVEKLDRRHEDLLKSKFISPNYPHYPKNAIHIFAENQPASEHNKKMLNSITSDEINIEAIDKIPENIPVQLVQNLNSRPQMETGGLARNLLLKLHA; this is encoded by the exons ATGTTGGATAGATACATGGATAGACcaaatttagaatttaaaaaaggcAGATAccccatgttggaacaaatgtgtTATGCTGAGTTCTTGTCAAGCTATTCTATGAAAATAAAACCTAAACCAGAAGATGAAAATGACAGTCAAGAAGAA GAAGCAGAATTGTTAAGTGAAAACTCGGGTACTTACACagagaaattattggaaaacggt GAAAACAACGATGTTACTGATGAGATTAGTAATATAAACAACCATGACACTGACGAAATTCGAA GAAGTGCAGGTTGTGGAAAGTCCCAtttaataacaacaatttctaacattctaaataaagcactttcCTATCGTGCAGGAAACTTAGAAAAGGATAAAATTCTCATTTTAGCACCAACCGGTGTTGCTGCCATTAATATAGAGGGAAATACAATACATTCAGCCTTAGGTATACCAGCGGATAGAAGTTtcactaaaaacatttctaagttAAGTGATAAAAAGAAATGTATGCTGCGAAACAAGCTTTCAGAACTAAGCGTTATTGTAATAGATGAAATCTCAATGGTTTCAAACAAGCTACTTTTACATATTCATCAACGGCTAACCGAAATATTTGGATGCGCAGATGACATTCCATTTGCAGGAATATCTGTTATAGCATGTGGCGATTTCTACCAACTTCCACCAATTCAAGCAAGGCCAGTTTACGCAGAATACAAAGATGCATTATTAAATCTTTCACATTGCTTGAAGCATTTTAAGATTACTGAACTAACGGAAGTTATGAGACAGCGTGATGATCAACAtttgattgaattattaaacaatatcagaGTAGAAAAATTAGACAGGCGACACGAAGATTtactaaaatctaaatttatttcaCCAAATTACCCACATTACCCCAAAAATGCAATTCATATATTTGCTGAAAATCAACCCGCCTCTgagcataacaaaaaaatgcttaatAGCATAACATCGGACGAAATAAATATCGAAGCTATTGACAAAATTCCAGAAAATATACCCGTGCAATTAGTCCAAAATCTTAATTCTCGACCTCAAATGGAAACAGGTGGACTTGCGCGAAACCTTCTGTTAAAGCTTCATGCATAA
- the LOC130641626 gene encoding uncharacterized protein LOC130641626, translating into MIQLSMDGPKTNWKVLKLLNDQRVESEIPKLLNIGSCGLHVIHGAFRTAVEATPWDIKKILKAMWQIFHDSPARRDIYIRETKSDVFPLRFCTTRWIEDEDVAARAIELWDNVVKVMSYWESLSKSKRPKCKSYDVLLAAYKDKLMVTKFTFFKNIATTLKCYLVAFQSDNPMVPFLSDVLEGMTRKIMNLFIHKEVMTEANTPRKLINIDVEEVQNRLPVDMVNTCRAVKAILRSKQMGQNISSEKIVWLF; encoded by the exons ATGATTCAGCTATCTATGGATGGTCCTAAGACAAACTGGAAGGTGCTCAAACTTTTAAACGATCAACGTGTTGAATCAGAGATACCAAAGCTACTTAACATAGGGAGCTGTGGTCTTCATGTTATTCATGGTGCATTCCGCACTGCCGTAGAAGCAACACCTTGGGATATCAAGAAGATACTTAAAGCTATGTGGCAAATATTTCACGACTCTCCAGCTAGAAGGGATATTTACATCCGGGAAACCAAGTCTGATGTATTCCCGTTAAG ATTTTGCACCACAAGATGGATTGAGGACGAGGACGTAGCAGCAAGAGCAATTGAATTGTGGGACAATGTTGTCAAAGTTATGTCTTATTGGGAGAGTCTCAGCAAAAGCAAACGGCCAAAGTGCAAATCCTATGATGTTCTATTGGCTGCTTATAAGGACAAACTTATGGTCACAAAGTTTACCTTTTTCAAGAATATTGCAACGACCCTGAAATGTTACTTAGTTGCTTTCCAATCAGATAATCCAATGGTTCCTTTCTTGAGTGATGTGCTTGAGGGAATGACTAGAAAAATCATGAACCTTTTTATTCATAAGGAGGTTATGACTGAAGCAAATACTCCTCGTAAACTTATTAACATTGATGTTGAGGAAGTCCAGAATCGATTGCCAGTTGACATGGTGAACACATGCAGAGCTGTAAAGGCTATCTTGCGGTCAAAACAGATGGGGCAAAACATCAGTTCCGAAAAGATTGTGTGGCTTTTCTAA